The genomic segment TAAGGAGGGTTTAGCCAGAGTCACCACGACTTATAATGAGGAGCTTGAGAGGGCTAGAAGCATAATAGCTAAGTCCAGGGCATCAATGGAGAAGCTTATGAGGGAGGGACTTATAAAGGAGCTTCCAGCTGAGTTAATGAGGTGAAGGTGATGGTTAAGGTCAGGAAGGCGGAGGAGAAGGACTTAGAAAACGTGGTTGAATTAGTGGTTAGGTTAAAGAGACTGAACAGTGAATTCGACCCATTACTTAAGGTTAGGGATGATGTTTACGTTCAGGTTAAGAACTGGATAAGCGGGTACTTGAATAATAAGGGTAAGCTACTGCTGGTGGCTGAGTCTGATGATGGTAGGGTAATTGGAGCCTTAGTGTCTGAGGTTAGGGAGAGATTATTCTATGAACCACGCATGGAGGGCGTCATAATGGACTTCTACATTATGCCTGAATTCAGGAGGAGGGGTATTGGTAAAATGATGATGGATGAAGCCATTAGGATGCTCAGGGAAATGGGGGCGCATGTAATATCAGCGGAATTCCCAGCCCAGAACCAAATATCAGTAGCCTTCTATAGGAAGTACGGCTTCAGGCCAATGACGAATGTTTACGTTAAGGAGACTTAGGAGGCTAGGAAAACCTTAATAGCCACTAATTCCTTATTAAAAATGAATAAGTCCTGGTTCTCCATGCTTAAAACCCTTAAACCACTGGTGAATGAGCTTAGGGGTGTATCTTTTATCCTGCTTAAGCAGTCCTGTAGGTATGATGATAACTCCTTCAGCTTACCGGGTTCATTAACCTCAACGTAGGCTACCCACGTGAACTGCTGCCCATTATCAATTATAATAACCCTCTCAGCAGTATTCTTAAGTAGGCACTCAAGGGTGCTTCGAAAGCTGGCTTGAGTAGGTGTGGATACTTGACTAATGCACCTATCTAGTTGACACTCCTTCATGATTAACTACTCATCAACCCATTTATAATTATTACTAGTAAAGTAACCATTAAAGGTAATGAATGCCCCTAATCCTCAACACTTATTAAGTATAATTCACCATCATTAGCGGTAACCCTCCTAACCTTACCCATTACATACGCCAATGCAACTAAGGCGCATACGGCAGCATCATAGGCATCCTTACCTCCATTAATAACCAGCTTCCTCACCCCTAATTTACTGGATAATTGAGTTAAATCCATGTTAAGCCAGTGAAGTACACTCCATGGGTGAGTTTCAATGACCCTAATACCCAATTCCTCAAGCCTACCCTTAATTCGAATAGCCCTCTCACTTAACTTAATCATCCACCTCCAGTTAGCTGGCATAACCTTAAGCCCCATCTTAAGCATGAGTCTATCAACATCCCTATACTTACCTACCCCACTAAGTGGTGCATCAATAGCCACCACTGATGCATCATTCAACTCATTAATTACCTCATCATCACTCTCAACAAGCCTACTAACCAGTACCCCATCATTAACCTCAGCTACCCCACTCACCCTCTTCACTGATAAGTCAACACCACCAAGCTTCACTGCCTCTGCTGGCTCTGACACTGTTTAACCAATTCCTCGTACTTCCTTTTAATCTCCTCGAACTCGGCCTGCTGCCTCTTTAAGTGCTCAGCTTCCTCATCAAGCTTCTCCTTAAGCTCCACGAGCATACTCTCCCTAACCACAAGGGTCCTCTGGTAATTAATCAACTCCCTCTCCCTCTCCAGTAGCTTCCTCTCCCATTCAGCCAACCTCCTCTCCTCCTCAGTTAACCTAGTTACTAGAGGCTCCAACTTACCCTCAAGCTCCCTTCTCCTGGCGTCGAGTTCATTCTTAATGGACTCAAGTTCCTTCTCCCTCTTATTTAACTCATCCCTATAATTATTCAACTTAGCCTCAAGCTCACTGAGTTCCTTAGCCTTCCTCTCCCACTCAGCAGCCAACTTATTAACCTGCTCCTCCCTAGCCTTAATCTGGCTCTCCCTATTGGCTAATTCCTGGAGCCTAGCCTTAATCTCCTCCTCCTTCTTCTCAAGCTCCTTAAGCCTCTCTGAATTAGCCTCAATCCTCGCTGCCTCAAGTTGTAGCCTAGCCTCAAGGTTCTTTAGGTTAATTTCCTGCTCCCTGAGCCTAGCCTCCCTCTCCTGAAGGTCCTTAAGGGTCTTCTCGTAGTTACTCAACCTATTAACCAACTCACTTATGACGCTTCCCATGTTGTTGGATAAACTGGATAAGTCATTCATGAGTTTTGAAGCAGCATCAACTCTACGCTTCTCCTCCTCCAGGGTAGCCTCAATCCTACTTAACTCCTCCTCCCTCCTCTTAAGACTCTCCTCCCTAACCTTAAGCTCACTCTCCTTATTAGCTAACTCAATTATCCTACTTTCAAGCTCCCTCTGCCTACTAATGGCCTCATCACTGGCTGCCTGAAGCCTAGTGGCAACCTGCTCTATTTTAGAGAATTGATCAAGGAGTTGACTTGACCTCTGGGAGACGTCACTCAACTTACCATCTATTACACTCATCATGTTTAAGCCACCTTCAAGACCCTTACTCAATTCATTAATCCTAGCTGTTAACCCATTGGCAGCATCCTCCATCACCTTACTCAACTGCTCAACTCTACCGAGTAGCGCTGAGAGGGCGTTTAGGTAACTGTCCGTGGCCTGTGAGAACCTCTGGTATAATTCACTTATGTCATTTATCCTCTTATCCTGAACCGAGACAATATCCCTAATAATACCGCTTAAATCCTGAACAATCTTACTAAGCCTACTCACCTCACCCCCAATACCCTGAAGCATACCTCTAACGTTACTAACCTCATTCATCAACGCCTGCTGCTGCTTATTAAGGTTATCAACAGTTAAGGCAATCTGCTCAATCCTCTGCACAACACCACTCACCTGATCCTTTCTACCACCGAATAGTGACATACTTTATAAGCCTTGTTAATTATTTTAAACTTATCGCGTATTAACTCTTCCCACCCTGAGGGTGAACGTTCCCTGAGCCTTGGGGTTACTTACCTTTATGGAGACTGATAAAGTAATACTGCTTAAAAATTTATAAAGCAACTTAGTTATTCATGATTAAGTTTTTCCTCATCATTACGCTTAACCACAGGAGGCAAAGCATTAGGAGTCTCTTAGGTGAATGTTAAAGATCTTAACCGTAGTATCCATGTGCTTAGCGTTAATAGTATTGAACCTGGATTAAAAGGCGTAGAGACGGTGGTGTTACGTTAATTATCATGGAGTAATTACATCATGTTGAATGAAATCCAGTGAAATATGAGGGAGTAAAGTAGCCAAGGCACTTGATGAGACTTGGCGGGCCCGGTGGGATTTGAACCCACGCCCTACGGGTTAAGAGCCCGCCGCTCTGGCCAGGCTGAGCTACGGGCCCCTTTCATCTGCTATTAGCGGTGGGTTTATAAGGTTTTACCTTAAGTCTAATAAACTTAAAGATTAAAAACCCAACTTAAGATTACCTTTCTGTGAAGCTAATTGTTGTTGCCGTTCCTGGTGCTGGTAAGTCCACTATACTTGGGATTGTTAAGAGTAAATTACCTGACGTGACCGTTGTTAATTACGGTGACTACATGTTTGATGTCGCCAAGAGGCGGTATGGGATTACTCATAGGGATGAGATGAGGAGGAAACTACCCCTTAGTGAGTATAGGAGGGTTCAGGAAATAGCCGCTGAGGAGATTGCTAAACTACCCGGTGACGTCCTAATAGATACCCATGCCGCAATAAGGATGAGCGGTGGCTTTTACCCTGGCTTACCCAGTAGGATTGTGGAGAGACTAATGCCTGATGCAATAATTGTACTTGAGTTTAACCCAATGGATATTATTCAAAGGAGGATGAAGGATGAGGCCCTTAGGATTAGGGAGAAGGAGACCCCCCAGGAGATTGAGATGCATCAATTAGCTAATAGGCATTACGCCTTCGCTGCGGCTAATGAAGCTGAGTGCCCAGTTTACATACTTGACTTCCATAATAAGGTTCAGGAGAAGCCGTTTCAGCATGCTGAGGAGGCTGCAGCATTCATAGTTGACTTACTGATTAAGAATAGGCAAAGTAGCCTAAACCCACCTCAGCCTTAATAATGAGGGTATTAAATGATACACTAATAAAACGCCAGTAAGCTTGATTTAACGTGCCGATTAATGAGAGGAAGCTAGCCATAGTTTCAGGCATAGTGCTTGGGGAGGATTCTGAGACCGGTGTTAGCGTTAGGTTGAGTGAATTGAGGCAGGTCTTATCTAAGAGGATTAGTAATCCTGATGCGGTAATAGGGAAACTCGCAGAGGAGGGTGTGTTTAAAATAGAGAGGATTGGGGGTGGCTTCAGGGTCATTATTCAATACACACCCGAGGTAAGGGGCATATATGGTTATGTGATTGAATCCGTAATAACCTTCGATGACTTCATTAAGGAGTTAAATAACGCAATAATGAAATACGCCAACCCAGCAACAGGTTATGCAGACCTCGGTGTCGTTATGAAGCACGTATGCAGTAGACTGGGTATAGGGGATTTGGATTTCGATCAATTATTCCTTAAGGCCATTAGGATTAATGGGAGGAAGTATGTGTTGAGTTACGGTGGATCACATAGGGTTAAGGTTGGTTCAGGTTACTATGGGTTAATTAAGGTGATTCCATAATGCAGAGTAGGCTACTGGCCACACCGGAGAGGGCTAATATACTACTTGGGCCCTCCTGGAGGACTGTGAAGGAGAAAGTAATGGGCATGATTAATGATTACCAGTTAATGGCCCTAGTGGGTAGGGCTGGGTCGGGTAAGACTCACATGGCCTTGAACATATGCAGTGAACTTAGGAGGGAGTGGTTATGCATGTACCTTGATGCCGCCCAGTTAACCGATAAGAGACTTGGTCAGTTACTGGGTGTGGCGGTTAAGAATAATGAGGACTTCATTAAGGGAGTTATGAGGCTGGCTAAGTCAAAGAGGCTTAATGGCACTTTGTCCAGGTTCATTAAGCTAAGCATCAATGACCTCATATCAGCATCCCTAAACTACCCGGTGGACTTCCTAACAATGCTACATGACCTAACCCTAGCCGTTGGTTTAAAGGGCCTGGTGCTGGTTATTGATGAAGGTGCGTTAAGCCAGGATGACCAATCAATAGGAGGATTCATAACCGCGGTGCATACCTTGAGGAACACTATGCCTAGGTTAAGTGGATTAAGGGTTATTTTAACCATGCTCCCCGATGTGGTTGATTACATTGCTAAAAACGACCCACCACTCTTCGAGATACTAAACATGGGTGTAGTCAATATGCCTGACTACGTAACTGAGGAGGATTTAATGGAGGTAGCTGATGCATATGATCTGAACGGTGAATTACTTGAATTAATTAAAGCAAGTAACCTATCAATGAGGCAAGTAATATGCGTCGCCGAGTTAAAGGACCTTCAGAGGTGTGGGCTTCAGGGTGAGGTTGAGGTAACCATAACTTAATACTTTAAGTTAACTATAGGGAAGTATTTTACCTAATTCCCTTATAAGGCTCCCAGCTTAAACAGTATTAGGCATGCCATCACTGTTATCGGTCATTTCAACAGCCGTATCGGGGCAGGGGATTAAGGTAATCGTCAATAGGGATATACCTAAGGTTGAGGTTAATGAAATAACCTTCGGAGGTTACTCAACAGGTGACTTAGTCACATTACCAGTACCACTGGTTGAGAGACTTCTTAGGCGTAGGTACGTTTCACTAACTCAACAGGACCTGGTTACAGTGGATGATGTTAAGAGGATTCACTGGACTGAGGGTAAGGAGGCTGAGTT from the Caldivirga maquilingensis IC-167 genome contains:
- a CDS encoding GNAT family N-acetyltransferase translates to MVKVRKAEEKDLENVVELVVRLKRLNSEFDPLLKVRDDVYVQVKNWISGYLNNKGKLLLVAESDDGRVIGALVSEVRERLFYEPRMEGVIMDFYIMPEFRRRGIGKMMMDEAIRMLREMGAHVISAEFPAQNQISVAFYRKYGFRPMTNVYVKET
- a CDS encoding DUF429 domain-containing protein produces the protein MSEPAEAVKLGGVDLSVKRVSGVAEVNDGVLVSRLVESDDEVINELNDASVVAIDAPLSGVGKYRDVDRLMLKMGLKVMPANWRWMIKLSERAIRIKGRLEELGIRVIETHPWSVLHWLNMDLTQLSSKLGVRKLVINGGKDAYDAAVCALVALAYVMGKVRRVTANDGELYLISVED
- a CDS encoding chromosome segregation ATPase-like protein translates to MSLFGGRKDQVSGVVQRIEQIALTVDNLNKQQQALMNEVSNVRGMLQGIGGEVSRLSKIVQDLSGIIRDIVSVQDKRINDISELYQRFSQATDSYLNALSALLGRVEQLSKVMEDAANGLTARINELSKGLEGGLNMMSVIDGKLSDVSQRSSQLLDQFSKIEQVATRLQAASDEAISRQRELESRIIELANKESELKVREESLKRREEELSRIEATLEEEKRRVDAASKLMNDLSSLSNNMGSVISELVNRLSNYEKTLKDLQEREARLREQEINLKNLEARLQLEAARIEANSERLKELEKKEEEIKARLQELANRESQIKAREEQVNKLAAEWERKAKELSELEAKLNNYRDELNKREKELESIKNELDARRRELEGKLEPLVTRLTEEERRLAEWERKLLERERELINYQRTLVVRESMLVELKEKLDEEAEHLKRQQAEFEEIKRKYEELVKQCQSQQRQ
- a CDS encoding adenylate kinase, with product MKLIVVAVPGAGKSTILGIVKSKLPDVTVVNYGDYMFDVAKRRYGITHRDEMRRKLPLSEYRRVQEIAAEEIAKLPGDVLIDTHAAIRMSGGFYPGLPSRIVERLMPDAIIVLEFNPMDIIQRRMKDEALRIREKETPQEIEMHQLANRHYAFAAANEAECPVYILDFHNKVQEKPFQHAEEAAAFIVDLLIKNRQSSLNPPQP
- a CDS encoding ATP-binding protein; protein product: MQSRLLATPERANILLGPSWRTVKEKVMGMINDYQLMALVGRAGSGKTHMALNICSELRREWLCMYLDAAQLTDKRLGQLLGVAVKNNEDFIKGVMRLAKSKRLNGTLSRFIKLSINDLISASLNYPVDFLTMLHDLTLAVGLKGLVLVIDEGALSQDDQSIGGFITAVHTLRNTMPRLSGLRVILTMLPDVVDYIAKNDPPLFEILNMGVVNMPDYVTEEDLMEVADAYDLNGELLELIKASNLSMRQVICVAELKDLQRCGLQGEVEVTIT